AAACGGCAAAAGGGCCGGTAACCAAAACGTCTGGCTTATATAGGGAAGAGCttctgggggaaggggagaactcAACCCTTGGCTGGAGACTTCAGGATAGAGGGGTGGGATATGCCAGACAAACCAAGTAACAGTAAGGGCTGAAGGGCTGAAGGATACTGGGAGAACCACATGTCCGCTTTGATGTATTAAACAGGCACCTCAGGTTTGAAACTTATAAGATATACCACCTAAATTCAGCATGATCAGAACAACTTCCTCACCTCTTCAGAAGACAAAACTAACAGAAACCACCTACAATCACTTATGTAGCACacatcacaattttttttttttttttttttttttttttggtttttcgagacagggtttctctgtggctttggagcctggcctggaactagctcttgtagaccaggctggtcagaaattcacctgcctctgcctcccaagtgctgggattaaaggcgtgcgccaccaccgcccggctacatcaCAAATACTTTACCCAAAGTGAACACAATGCATGCTTGAAAGCTATTGCTTATAGTCAGTGGACAGCACTCATTCATACATCTGAGGGCTCTctcagatgtctctgcctctggccaTGTTCTCCCATACATCTATAAAAAatcttcctcctccaccattCGGAGAAGCAGtcgtttccttttctttctgtttcgtTGATTTTGTCCCCCTGCACTGGACTCTGTGTAAAAGTCACGTGGTACTCGAGGCCTGCAGTGCCCGCAAAGGGGTGGCTTTAAGGTCCCTCCATCCTCGGTCAGCCAGGCCGCACTGTGTCTCAGCACGTGGTAGGCAGCAGTCGGGGTGTGTGCACGGCGTGCTAATTGCAGGAGAGCGGCCGCAAGCCGCCGGCAAAGCCCTCTCTAGTGGGCCTGGCCAGAAAGGATCAGCtgctgccgctgccgccgccgccacccCGGCGGGCTGCTGACTGGCAAGGTCGGCGGGGCTCGCAAGCGTCACTACCTGACATTGGCTACAGCCGCAGAGGCCTATAGGGCAGTGCCTTTAGCCTGAGGGGCGGGACCCTCTTGCATTGCGCCTTGCTATTGGCTCTCTGAGGAAGGCGGGTCCCTTAGCCGTCGCTCTCTATAGGCTTCTCCGGACGGAGGCGGGCCCTAAGGTCGTCCCGCCCCACCATTGGTTGCGCCAGGCCTGGTCTGCGGCGCTTCTGTGTTGTCATTAGGCCGCCAGTAGAGGACACGGGCAAAATGGCGGTGGTGGTTGGCTTGGTGCGGGGGCCCTTGCGGCAGGTAGGTCGCAGCCCCCGGCACCCCCGCGGCCGGCCCCGTGCCCTCCCTGaacctccttctctctccctgccaggTTTCCGGGCTGCTGAAGAGGCGTTTTCACCGCTCGGCGCCCGCGGCACTGCAGGTAACCGGCGCCGACGCCGCTGGGCGAGACCGGGAGGGAGTCCCCAGTCCCCAGGCAGGCCTGAATGGGCCGGGGGGGGGGCATCGCGGACCCTGGCGGCGGCCGAGTCCCGGGGATGATTCTCGCTGCCTCTGTCCCCGCCCGGCGCCCCTCACACCGACAACCCTCCCCGCGAGGCCGGTGGCAGGCTAATAAACGATCAGtaacctccccccacccccgaaattgtggtaaaatattagcttcaaaccttttgttaaaatgtaaagTTCCGTGGCATCGGATGCATTCACCATATAAGCTATTTATTTCTAGAACTTTTTTTGATCCTCCGAAACAAGAGCGCTATCCATTACACGATTATAACTCACACTTTCTCCAACCGCTCTTATATACCATATtgtatttttctggtttttgttcaGTGTGCTTGTTCTAGAATGTCACATAAGTTGAATCACTtgtccttctgtctctggctTATTTAACGTCTCACAGTAGCTTCAAGGTTCATACATGTTGTAGCATACATACATCAGAAtttcttcctttgaaaggttGAACTGTATCCTTCGTACACTTTATACATTTATTCAAGGATAGATATTCGGCTTGAGTCCCTGATTCTCTGGCATCTTTATATCTAGAAGTGGAAGATTTTTACCATTCTACTTATTAAAGTAGCAGTTCCTAGGTTGTGGATGTCAAGTGTTGGGCACTAGTGAGTGCTTAATACTTAGCCTTAGTTAGACGTCCATGCTAGTTCTCTGCCTCCAAGAATAGTGATAAAACAGCCTAGCATGCTCTCTACTTAGGAAACTGCCTGCGAGCTAGTTTAGAGGTCCATCAATTTTCTCACCTGGGTATATACATCAAGCAGCACAACAAAAGCATTCTGAAACCTTGTCATTAAGATCTAGTGAAGGATTAGTGACAGTGTTATTGAACTTTAATTTGTATGCTATGTATTTATctgctttgtgtatgtgtgtgggtgtgcatgtgtgcacttaAAGAGGTCAACTTCAGGGGATCAGTTtcctccttccactatgtgggacCTGGCGATCAAACTCATCACACTTGGCCATCTTGCCTCCTCAGATACTTGGAACTTTAAAAGGGAACTGCTTGAGTATTAAATTTATGTTCTGTATTGTAGGCAGCCTGGGTAAGAATAAGGAAGGGACTCTCCATAGTATCTATATCCTTTACCGTATTTCCTGTTTATATACTCCTGTGACAGTTGACAGTTCGTGAAGCTATTAATCAAGGTATGGATGAAGAACTGGAAAGAGATGAAAAGGTATTTCTGCTTGGGGAAGAAGTTGCCCAGTATGATGGTGCATACAAGGTAACTGAAATAAGTAAActtgatataaaatttaaaatatgcatttgcCCTGACAGAACCTTGAAAGTCATGGGGTTAAATCTTAATTGTAGGTTAGCAGAGGCCTGTGGAAGAAATACGGTGACAAGAGGATCATAGATACCCCCATATCAGAGGTGAGCCTTGCAGACCAGCTTAGAGTTGAGGattcagttttatttctgtggACGTTTTCTTAGACTGCTGTTTCTTTACAGATGGGCTTTGCTGGAATCGCTGTTGGCGCAGCTATGGTAAGTGCTATTAGTTATGAAATCTAAGAGATATCCTTTAATATTATCTTCTGAAATgattgagctgggcatggtggcactcacctttaatctaacccagcacttgggaaataggcaagcagatttctgagttcaaggccagcctggtctacagggtgagttccaggaaagccacgCTAAACACAGAAATCTTGTTtggaaaaaccaacaacaacaaaaaaaaaaaaaaaaaaaaaaaggaagaagaaagaaaatattgttcGCAATGTTGGAAGAGTGGCGTGGTTATTTAGTATTCCTTGTTGTATTTAATCTAATTAACGTTGATGTTTTTTCCTACTTGACAGGCTGGGTTGCGGCCCATCTGTGAATTTATGACCTTCAACTTCTCTATGCAAGCCATTGACCAGGTTATAAACTCAGCCGCTAAGACTTACTATATGTCTGCTGGCCTTCAGCCTGTGCCCATAGTATTCAGGGGGCCCAATGGTGCCTCAGCAGGTGTAGCTGCCCAGCATTCACAGTGCTTTGCTGCATGGTATGGGCACTGCCCAGGTTTAAAAGTGGTCAGCCCCTGGAATTCCGAGGATGCAAAAGGACTTATTAAATCGGCCATTCGTGATGATAATCCAGGTCAGCATAGTAACATTAGAAACTGACATGAACTCTTGCATGTGAGGAACTATCAAGGGCACCTAGTGAGATGTAGACACAGCATATGTAGAGTGCTAATGGTTTGTAGAGAGTAAAGGTAGTTAAATGGTACTTTTTTTCATCTGCTGTAAGGTGCTGATTACTTACTGCATATCTGCACAATTGGCTTAACCTCAGCAAGTAGAATTATATTGACCAAAGCTGGGCGGGGgtgtacacgcctttaatccgggGAGGGGGCGGTggatgtgagttcaagggcagcctggtccacAGGGCTAGTTCctggatagctagggctgttacacagagaaaccctatctccaaaaccaaaacaaacaaacaaaaaagaattatattGACCTGCACCTAACCCATCCTGAAGCTTCTAGATTTCACTGTCTGTACATTCTTAGACATTTTGTCTGTAGTTGTTGTTTGAAAACTTTAATGCCTTGCAGTGGTGATGCTAGAGAATGAACTGATGTATGGAGTTGCATTTGAACTTCCTGCAGAAGCTCAGTCAAAAGATTTTCTTATTCCTATTGGAAAAGCCAAAATCGAAAGGCAAGGTAAGAACGCCTTAGTATACATTAATGACTATTTTTACTTAGCCCTTGTGTCTGCATAGGCCAGAAGTTACTGCCAAGTAGTTTGACTTAAAAAGTAAAGGTTGAATGAGCTCAGGTTAGGCTTTTTCTGAATCTCTGGTACGTTTGTGTTTCATGTCCAGAAATACGATCTCATTGCTCAGATCACTGAAATAAGGTGAAGGCTTGATAAGAGCCACAGCCGGCAGCAGAATCACCGGTGCTACATTAGTTCCATTGACTTCTAATCTGTGACCACTTTATTTCAGGGACCAACATCACTGTAGTTGCCCATTCAAGACCAGTGGGGCACTGCCTAGAAGCTGCCGCTGTATTGTCTAAGGAGGGAATTGAATGTGAGGTAAGTGGACATTCACTCCCCTCCTTCTTTAAATCAGAAACTCCCTTTAGGACTCAAGGCTGGTGAGAGTTGGACACACACACGAGATTCTGGATCTTTTAAGTCCCTTTCTCAGGTTACAATCCAGTCGTGCTGGCCTGGGGTGACAGCTCATTCAGTAAAGGGCTTTCTgtgccagcatgaggacctgagtttggatccccagcaccatatagaGACAAAACAAGCCGGGTGTGGCAGCATGAGTTTGTTATCCCACCCCTCGGGAGACAGTGCTTGCTaggttggccagccagtctaaccaatcagttagctccagattcagtgagaggccATTTCTAAAAAACAAATGAGGTGAAGAGCAATTGAGCAAGAAACCTGACATCATCCTCTGACTCCTCACagtacacatatcacacacacacacacacacacacacacacacacgatccagCCTTGGAGCTGGACTTCAGAAGTAACGGAATCTCATCTCCTGTGTAGTTCTCCTTGGAAAGTATTACTTGCTGTGTTTTATAAGCTGGGAAATGGGGATGATAGAAATTCCCCATTGGGTGTCATGATGTAGGGCTGCTGCACGTTAAACACTCAACTATTTCTTTTGATAAGAGGGATGATGAAACCAGGGAGGGTGAGTGGACCCTATAGGTGAGCAAAGTTTCCTGTAATGGGGATACAGGTTTCCACTTTAATTATAAGttctttgactttttgtttgagacaaggtcttgctgtgtagtccacACTATCCTCAAACGTGtagtcatcctgcctcagcctcctaagtgttgggattacaggtttacACCAACATACTGGTTTTCCTTTTAGTCTCTACGTTTGTGTACCTATTAATAGGTGTATTCAGTTTTCCTTAACCCAGagattaacaaaaacaaaaagaagtgttGTTTTGGAGTCAAGGCTGTATTTATCTCTTGAAGTCTATAAAGCCTATTTACTGCATTGTTTGTAGGTGATAAATTTGCGTACTATCAGACCAATGGACATTGAAGCCATAGAAGCCAGTGTCATGAAGACAAATCACCTCGTAACTGTGGAAGGAGGCTGGCCACAATTTGGAGTGGGAGCTGAGATTTGTGCCAGAATCATGGAAGGTATTTCAGAAAAACTGGTTCTAGGATACAATCAAGCTGTAGTGAACAGTATACAGAGATCAAAAGCTAGGTGTGACTGAATGACTTTTCTGCTTGTCAGTCAAGGGTTTTTGTCCATCaggtaaatgttttaaaatgtccaGTTAGAAGCAGTGCCCTGTAACTAGGGTTCATTACCTTGTTTTTCTCTGAGTCCCAAACCAGCCTCTCAGATGAGCCTCCTTTTCTCCAGGCCCTGCATTCAATTTCCTCGATGCTCCTGCTGTTCGTGTCACTGGTGCTGATGTCCCTATGCCTTATGCGAAGATCCTAGAAGACAACTCCATACCTCAGGTCAAAGACATCATATTTGCAGTAAAGAAGACGCTGAATGTCTAACTTGGACTTTGAATATCAAGTCattgacatttatttaaaatacttgttAGGACTTCATCTGATGTGTACTGAGAAACTTTACTATCATAAAGTTAATGCTAAAGCAGCAGCGGGTGTCTCTGTTCTGGTAAGAAATGTAAATGTGCTTATGGGTGGAAAACACTCCCTGCCCTAGATGCTATACTTTCTTTGTCTGTTACTGTTAGTCTAGTCTTTGAAtaagattaatataaatatttacccTCTTTCACTACAAAGGGCAAGAATGTTGCAGAGTCCTGATGAAAGATATACCCCCAGAAGATAACttatatgttttaaaagtatattatCTACATTTGCTGTTAAATTGTTTTGATAAGGAATAAAGGGGATTCCTACCTATAagtagttgtatttatttttctccaagaCATGTTTCTCTATTTAACAGTTCTGGATGTCTAGGTActcgctttgtagcccaggctggcctcgaacttagagatctgcctgcctctgccccaagttctgggattaaaggtgtggcaaGTAATTGTATATTAGTGAAATAATGTATGTGGAAGTCTTGGAGTACTATTAAGAAATTAGTGGCAGATGGAAAATAACCTGATATGCTGTATAAATGTAGCTTCCTTAGTTTTTAAGAAGATTTCactgtatccctggctggtccAGAactatctgtagaccaggatcTCATAGacatccaccagcctctgcctcccgagagctggcaCTAACGTACCTGACCCTAATTTGTCATTCCTCTACTGCCCCAGGGCCATATGCATGTTAGCCGAGTGCTCTACTACAGCCCCAGATGCTATTTGCTTTTATTCATGTATCTAAAACTTCATCCAAAATTGCAGAAACTGAAAGCAGAAGCACTCTATCCAGGTTTCTGTCATCAAAATAGTCTGCCGCCGCATAAcccttttcttttgaggcagggtctcattggCTCAGGTTCATTTAGTAGATGATGATGACCTTGAGATTCTGACccacctacctccacctcctaagtgccacagaccacacaccaccatgcttagTTGATACAGTGCTGGTAATGATCCAGGGCTTCCTCAGTGCCGTACAAGCACTTTGTCaactgagttatatccccagtGCAGTGTCTCGACTCTTCATACCTAACAGGatctcttttaaaatgaaagattcaTGTGAGGTGCTCCTCCACAGTATCCAAACCAGATATTGTCATATATGAGCCTCGTTAAAACTTGATTGAAGGATTTAAACAAGTTATGGAAGTGTATAGATAGTCTCTAAATAGTAAGGGTTATCAGCAGGTATGAAGGAGATGAGGAGAcaggacaggaggagaggagtaACACACTTCACAAAATGTGCTGTATGAAGTTCTCATCTGAAATACCTAGCAAAGCCACAACGTATTTTCTTaacatgatttattttaataaaaaatacagctGAGTATGTATCACAGATTACATGAAACTATACACAATGACATTCTTTCTGCATAGTAACCAACACTGATGtgtgtatttgaattttaaagtgGATTTTTAATAATCCTTTAAAGTgcaatttatttaaagatttaagcAAATCACAGAACGAAAGATTTCTAATAACTGAGTAACATCAAAAAAGATGCTGAAATTGGATACATCGAATCAGAAGTGATTGCCATAGATGCCAGATTCACTTGTAATGACTCTCCCTCTACTCCAACCTGACTTAAATGCTGAGAATTAAGACAATCCTTTAACTGGCAAGAGCTTTTTCTGTGGTTAATGTTTTTCCGTCTGTCTTGGTACATTCTCACTGAAAAGAACTGTAAATCCAGAGTGGCTGCTCTCAGCCACAGTGAGACTCCCCTCTCCTGCGGAAGGAAGAATCAAGAGAGCTCTTGCTTCTCTGCCTCAGCAGTATAACTAACTGCCTTGGTTACAGTGTTAGCGTCTGAGGTGAACTACGTAAGAAATGACCAGAAAATGTTTGCGAAGACTGAACTGTGAGAACGCTTTCAATAGAGTGGCAGAGATAGTAACAGGCCAGTCACTGCTGTGACAGAATATCatcattgcttttgttttctgtcattttccttTAGCTGGTGAAAATAATTCCCATATGCTGCTGCCCCTAAAGGAAGCCCATTAGAGTCACAGGAGCAAAATGTTAAGGCAGCAATGCTAGCCCCACTTTGTTCTACCTGGAGAGTGTTTCCCTCTTGGAGTATGTCGGCAAGACTGGCTGTACTGGCTCTGCAGGACTCGCCCCAGAAAGGGACTTGCGGGAGGCTGCGCAAGGACTCAACTAGGAAGAGGGACTTGGGTGGGAGTGGGGCAGAAGAGCTTGGCCTCCCAGTGTAAACAGGAAACATCAGCCAATTTTAGGAGCACTGTGATCACAGGTTTTGGCTTTCCTCAAAGTTCCCTTTTGGAAATTCTGGATAGAGCTGAGCAAGGCTCCACGATTCACACCATTCACATCCTGGGGCAGGAGCGGGACAGGCATCTCTGTGCCTGAGGTTGTCGAGGGACCtgctggtggaggtggaggaggcggaggaggtGGAGGTAATGCAGAAGACAGCCCTGCAGAGGAAAAAGAAGGTCAGTGTTCCACCTTTCCACCTGCCCTGCATGCTGCTTCTACTTGGGCCAGGGCAGAGTGGAATCTGGGGAGACTAAATATTCTCAGAGGGGTCAAGAACCCAGTGTTCAGGGTGTTTTCAAACACTAAAAAAAGGGAAAGAACgcaaaaaggggggtgggggatTTAAAGGTTATTTCTTTCAAATGTGAGAAGAGAACTGAATTGAGTATCAGGGATCTTGTGAATTTCGTGAAACCACACAGTGACACCAATCCCTAGAGCGGCTCAGAGTCTGT
The sequence above is drawn from the Chionomys nivalis chromosome 5, mChiNiv1.1, whole genome shotgun sequence genome and encodes:
- the Pdhb gene encoding pyruvate dehydrogenase E1 component subunit beta, mitochondrial, with product MAVVVGLVRGPLRQVSGLLKRRFHRSAPAALQLTVREAINQGMDEELERDEKVFLLGEEVAQYDGAYKVSRGLWKKYGDKRIIDTPISEMGFAGIAVGAAMAGLRPICEFMTFNFSMQAIDQVINSAAKTYYMSAGLQPVPIVFRGPNGASAGVAAQHSQCFAAWYGHCPGLKVVSPWNSEDAKGLIKSAIRDDNPVVMLENELMYGVAFELPAEAQSKDFLIPIGKAKIERQGTNITVVAHSRPVGHCLEAAAVLSKEGIECEVINLRTIRPMDIEAIEASVMKTNHLVTVEGGWPQFGVGAEICARIMEGPAFNFLDAPAVRVTGADVPMPYAKILEDNSIPQVKDIIFAVKKTLNV